In a genomic window of Onychostoma macrolepis isolate SWU-2019 chromosome 08, ASM1243209v1, whole genome shotgun sequence:
- the dennd2c gene encoding DENN domain-containing protein 2C encodes MLALGLDHGKRGGNVVAEKTVTTTAVWPITREPGVNIKQKISQWEGLSQQEDVRSGNIKPQRTLASRRLSGDLLGNGLDGNDGGRNKATVSKAKSLGLDFRENQITLRPVTGELQSDFLRNQIHSNKLVTSTPVTKPLSTVTQVQVAELNVKSNNIKTNHFTDVEITSLPQCVDDPEASLPPGNFYTSRGFWKRLEADDSFWEKDSTMVTKGLGEIGPSSPPPKPQRTFQYKGASSPPGQWIQPENQTPSVSKSNQVRKHDIILKPPSCPPPPCPVNTINGFSRNRKNRKSFEFEDVVRRTAQQASRGKEGRRSGLYHARSEDSIYEDIISDMSKENPYEDIKLSPMCLPIRRPRNYTVRQSESPHIKLSPKHFTLLPNGDRLHKMGRDRKESITSPTRTSTTNTPKSSAARPATTYKTIRQPPLVNRIQEIFEAKRGRKRVWATATRDELSGTESDPEESSKDRSQRTVYVQSTLKRRPDYRTLERDLIQLQEQQLFQQFVVVSLRKASPGNAYIPEITQQFPTKFEKSSRLSREAEDRLRAIPKFCFPDCHDWRPSSDHNSETFSFVLTGEDGSRLFGYCRKILPSGKGKRLPEVHCIISRLGCFNLFSKILEEVERRREISPALVNPFMHSVMEAPFPAPGRTITVKSFLPGSGNEVLTLCRPVDSRLEHVDFESLLQCLSVTRLLQVFASLLLERRVIFIADKLGVLSRCAHSALALLYPFTWQHTFVPVLPASMLDICCSPTPFVMGALSPSLPEVLDMPIEEVLIVDLCADKFVVQLGDEDCILPRKLQAALQEILENREEILEQNTRDRKGDKSDLSTLVSEAFVWFFVELVGHYSLYMSDTGPGGTRELQRDTFRKSHPSRGVRQFLQLFMDTQMFAGFIHDRELRKGGVKGLFEMRAAEYLDSYPEPEPSGVNKFLKGLGNKMKFLQKK; translated from the exons ATGCTGGCCCTTGGACTGGACCATGGAAAAAGAGGGGGGAATGTCGTCGCAGAGAAGACTGTGACAACAACGGCAGTGTGGCCGATCACGCGAGAGCCTGGCGTCAACATCAAGCAGAAAATCTCTCAGTGGGAGGGACTCAGCCAGCAGGAGGACGTCCGGAGTGGGAATATTAAGCCCCAGCGGACTCTTGCATCTCGCAGGCTTTCAGGGGACCTCCTTGGAAATGGTCTTGACGGCAATGATGGAGGTCGTAACAAAGCGACTGTATCAAAAGCCAAAAGCCTGGGTTTGGATTTCAGGGAAAACCAGATTACTTTAAGACCGGTTACAGGTGAACTCCAGTCTGATTTCCTAAGAAAtcaaattcattcaaataaattagtTACATCAACTCCTGTGACTAAGCCTTTAAGCACTGTAACCCAAGTCCAAGTGGCTGAACTGAATGTTAAAAGCAATAATATCAAGACAAACCATTTCACAGATGTCGAAATTACATCCCTACCTCAATGTGTAGATGATCCAGAGGCGTCATTGCCTCCGGGGAACTTTTACACCTCCAGGGGTTTCTGGAAACGACTGGAGGCTGATGACTCTTTCTGGGAGAAGGATTCCACGATGGTGACTAAGGGTCTTGGTGAAATTGGACCTTCTTCTCCTCCACCTAAACCACAGCGCACATTCCAGTACAAGGGTGCGAGCAGTCCGCCCGGCCAGTGGATCCAACCTGAGAACCAGACTCCATCAGTCAGCAAATCGAATCAAGTCCGGAAGCATGACATCATACTAAAGCCACCCAGCTGTCCACCTCCTCCTTGTCCAGTCAACACTATCAACGGGTTTTCCAGAAACAGAAAGAACAG GAAGTCATTTGAGTTTGAGGATGTGGTACGGCGGACAGCCCAACAGGCCTCTAGAGGGAAGGAGGGCCGCCGATCAGGTCTTTACCACGCCCGGTCTGAAGACAGCATCTATGAGGACATCATCT CGGATATGTCAAAAGAGAACCCATATGAAGACATCAAGCTTTCTCCTATGTGTTTACCTATAAGACGACCACGGAACTACACAGTTCGACAGAGTGAGAGCCCACACATCAAG CTCTCACCGAAGCACTTCACACTATTACCTAACGGCGACAGGCTGCATAAAATGGGGCGGGACCGCAAAGAATCCATAACGTCACCTACACGTACCTCGACTACAAACACTCCTAAATCATCAGCAGCCAGACCTGCTACTACATACAAGACAATCCGACAACCCCCG CTTGTAAACCGGATCCAGGAGATATTTGAAGCCAAAAGAGGAAGGAAACGAGTTTGGGCAACAGCAACCAGAG ATGAATTAAGTGGAACAGAGAGTGATCCTGAGGAGAGCTCTAAAG ATCGCTCCCAGCGAACAGTGTACGTTCAGTCAACTTTAAAGCGACGGCCAGATTACCGTACTTTAGAGAGGGACCTGATCCAACTACAAGAGCAGCAGCTTTTCCAGCAATTTGTAGTGGTGTCACTTAGAAAAGCTTCCCCTGGAAACGCATACATTCCTGAGATCACACAACAGTTCCCTACGAAG tttGAGAAGTCTTCACGTCTGTCTCGTGAGGCTGAAGACAGATTAAGGGCCATTCCCAAGTTTTGTTTTCCTGACTGTCATGACTGGCGTCCCTCCTCGGACCACAACAG tgaaacattttcttttgtcCTAACGGGGGAGGACGGGAGTCGCTTATTTGGATACTGCCGCAAAATCCTG CCCAGTGGGAAGGGGAAGAGGCTGCCTGAAGTTCACTGCATCATCAGCAGACTGGGCTGCTTCAATCTCTTCTCAAAG ATCTTGGAGGAGgtggagaggaggagagagattTCCCCTGCCTTGGTTAATCCTTTCATGCACAGTGTCATGGAAGCTCCTTTTCCCGCTCCTGGACGCACCATCACTGTCAAGAGCTTCCTGCCGGGCTCCGGCAATGAG GTTCTGACTCTGTGCAGGCCGGTGGACTCTCGTTTGGAGCACGTGGACTTTGAGAGTTTGCTGCAGTGTCTCAGTGTGACCAGACTCCTGCAGGTCTTCGCTTCTCTGCTGCTGGAGAGGAGGGTGATCTTCATCGCAGACAAACTCGG TGTCTTATCCCGATGTGCCCATTCTGCCTTGGCGTTGCTGTATCCCTTCACGTGGCAGCACACGTTCGTACCGGTGCTTCCTGCCAGCATGCTGGACATATGCTGCTCTCCCACTCCTTTTGTAATGGGGGCGCTGTCTCCATCCTTGCCTGAGGTGCTGGATATGCCCATTGAGGAG GTTCTTATTGTGGATTTGTGTGCGGACAAGTTTGTTGTTCAG CTTGGAGACGAGGACTGTATCTTACCTAGAAAGCTGCAGGCAGCGCTTCAGGAGATACTGGAGAACAGGGAGGAGATCCTAGAACAAAACACAAGAGACAGAAAAGGAG ATAAATCAGACCTAAGCACTTTGGTGTCAGAGGCGTTTGTGTGGTTCTTTGTTGAGCTGGTAGGACATTATTCTCTGTACATGAGCGACACGGGACCCGGTGGCACCCGAGAGCTTCAGAGAGACACTTTCAGGAAATCTCATCCGTCTCGAGGAGTACGACAGTTTCTCCAGCTCTTCATGGACACGCAGATGTTTGCTGGTTTCATTCATGACCGAGAGCTCAGAAAAGGAGGTGTTAAAG GGCTGTTTGAAATGAGAGCAGCAGAATATTTGGATTCGTATCCTGAACCTGAACCAAGTGGAGTCAACAAATTTCTTAAGGGGCTCG gaaataaaatgaaattcttGCAGAAGAAATAA
- the ampd1 gene encoding AMP deaminase 1, producing MDDFELACKGLYRALTIREKYMRLSYQRFPNTPSQFLRKIEGEKWKPEDQVLPIFTSPPKSGEDPFCTKDFPPSLGYVTRMKDGVIFVYKDAASADKHQPLNHPGPDLVTFIDDMNFLIALIAQGPTKTYTHRRLKFLMSKFNVHEMLNEMEEIKELKKNPHRDFYNCRKVDTHIHAAACMNQKHLLRFIKKSYRVDADRVVHAAKGKEMTMRELFASLNLHPYDLTVDSLDVHAGRQTFQRFDKFNAKYNPVGASELRDLYMKTENHISGEYFATIIKEVASDLEDARYQYAEPRLSIYGCNPDEWAKLASWFNKHRVFSPHLKWMIQVPRIYDVFRGRNFVPHFGKMLENIFLPVFQATIDPNSNPELSVFLKHVTAFDSVDDESKHSGHMFSTKSPKPEEWDIAKNPSYSYWIYYMYANIARLNQLRKERGMNTFQFRPHCGEAGAVTHLLACFMTADNISHGLNLKKSPVLQYLYYMAQVPIAMSPLSNNSLFLEYSKNPLLEFHKKGLMVSLSTDDPMQFHYTKEPLMEEYAIAAQVFKLSTCDMCEIARNSVLQSGLSAEEKIHFLGANYMKDGPEGNDIRKTNLAQIRMAYRYETLCYELNLIREGVMAD from the exons ATGGATGACTTTGAGCTGGCCTGTAAGGGTTTGTACCGTGCCCTGACCATCAGAGAGAAGTACATGAGGCTGTCTTACCAGAGATTCCCTAACACTCCCTCTCAGTTCTTACGCAAGATTGAAGGAGAGAAGTGGAAACCTGAAGATCAAGTGCTCCCta TCTTCACCTCTCCTCCTAAGTCTGGTGAGGATCCTTTCTGCACAAAGGACTTCCCACCTAGCCTCGGCTACGTCACTCGCATGAAGGATGGTGTTATCTTTGTCTACAAAGATGCAGCATCTGCTGATAAACACCAGCCTCTGAACCACCCCGGTCCGGATCTTGTCACCTTCATAGACGACATGAACTTCCTCATCGCCTTGATTGCTCAGGGCCCAAC AAAGACATACACTCATCGTCGTCTGAAGTTCCTCATGTCAAAATTCAATGTGCATGAGATGTTGAACGAGATGGAGGAAATTAAAGAGCTGAAGAAAAATCCCCACAGAGACTTTTACAACTGCAGAAAG gTGGATACTCACATCCACGCTGCTGCCTGCATGAACCAGAAGCATCTCCTCCGCTTCATCAAGAAGTCCTACCGTGTGGATGCGGATCGTGTGGTGCATGCTGCGAAGGGCAAGGAAATGACCATGAGGGAGCTTTTTGCATCTCTTAATCTGCACCCCTATGACCTGACTGTCGATTCCCTGGATGTGCATGCT GGCAGACAAACCTTCCAGCGTTTTGATAAATTCAATGCCAAGTACAACCCTGTGGGTGCCAGTGAGCTGCGTGATCTTTATATGAAGACTGAGAACCACATATCCGGAGAGTATTTTGCCACCATTATTAAG GAAGTTGCTAGTGACCTGGAAGATGCCAGATACCAGTATGCAGAGCCTCGTCTGTCCATCTATGGCTGTAACCCTGATGAGTGGGCTAAGCTTGCAAGCTGGTTTAACAAGCACAGAGTCTTTTCTCCTCACCTCAAGTGGATGATTCAAGTGCCCAGAATCTA TGACGTTTTCAGAGGCAGGAACTTTGTGCCACACTTtggaaaaatgctggaaaacatCTTCCTCCCTGTTTTCCAAGCCACCATTGACCCAAACTCCAACCCAGAGCTTAGTGTCTTCTTGAAGCAT GTGACTGCTTTTGACAGTGTGGATGATGAGTCCAAACACAGTGGTCACATGTTTTCCACAAAGAGCCCCAAACCTGAGGAGTGGGACATCGCGAAGAACCCATCATATTCTTACTGGATTTACTACATGTATGCAAACATTGCCCGACTCAACCAGCTACGCAA GGAGAGAGGTATGAACACATTCCAGTTCAGACCTCACTGTGGTGAAGCTGGAGCTGTCACTCACCTGCTGGCCTGTTTCATGACTGCAGACAACATCTCTCACGGTCTCAACCTCAAGAAG AGCCCTGTCCTGCAGTATCTGTATTACATGGCCCAGGTCCCCATTGCCATGTCCCCACTCAGCAACAACAGTCTGTTCCTAGAGTACAGCAAGAACCCTCTGCTGGAGTTCCACAAGAAGGGACTGATGGTCTCTCTGTCCACTGATGACCCCATGCAGTTCCACTACACTAAG GAGCCCCTTATGGAGGAATATGCCATTGCAGCCCAGGTGTTCAAGCTCAGCACCTGTGACATGTGTGAGATTGCCAGAAACAGTGTTCTCCAGAGTGGCCTGTCTGCTGAG GAAAAGATTCATTTCCTTGGTGCCAACTACATGAAGGACGGTCCTGAAGGCAATGACATCCGCAAAACCAACTTGGCTCAGATTCGCATGGCCTACCGCTACGAGACCCTGTGCTATGAGCTGAACCTCATTAGAGAGGGCGTGATGGCTGACtaa
- the bcas2 gene encoding pre-mRNA-splicing factor SPF27: MAGPASVAGDVFVDALPYFDQGYDAPGVREAAAALVEEETRRYRPTKNYLSYLATPDFSAFETEIMRNEFERLGARQPMELLSMKRYELPAPSSGQKNDITAWQDCVNNSMAQLEHQAVRIENLELMAQYGANAWKVSNDNLALMIENAQKELQKARKQIQDLNWQRKNDQLAGGAKLRELESNWVSLVSKNYEIERAIIQLENEVAQMKQQQGDENKENIRQDF; the protein is encoded by the exons ATGGCAGGACCAGCTTCAGTCGCTGGTGATGTTTTTGTCGATGCTCTGCCTTATTTCGACCAGGGTTATGATGCTCCAGGGGTCAGAGAAGCC GCAGCTGCTTTGGTGGAGGAAGAGACGAGACGATACAGACCAACCAAGAACTACTTGAGCTACCTTGCCACACCAGATTTCTCTGCTTTTGAG ACAGAGATCATGAGGAATGAGTTTGAGAGACTGGGTGCTCGTCAACCCATGGAGCTGCTCAGTATGAAGAG ATATGAGCTTCCTGCTCCATCTTCTGGGCAGAAAAATGACATCACAGCATGGCAGGACTGTGTCAATAACTCTATGGCCCAGCTGGAGCATCAGGCAGTGCGCATTGAAAACCTCGAGCTCATGGCTCAGTATGGAGCTAATGCATGGAAGGTGTCTAATGA TAACTTGGCCTTAATGATTGAAAATGCACAAAAGGAACTGCAGAAAGCTAG AAAGCAGATTCAGGACCTGAACTGGCAGCGCAAAAATGATCAGCTGGCTGGTGGAGCCAAACTACGAGAACTTGAGTCAAA CTGGGTGTCTCTCGTTAGTAAGAACTATGAGATTGAACGAGCCATCATTCAGCTGGAGAACGAAGTGGCACAGATGAAACAGCAACAGGGTGATGAGAACAAAGAGAATATTCGACAGGACTTTTAA